ACCAGAAGCTCTTTACTGTAAGGCAGGTGATGGGCGTTTCCAATCAGCTCTTCCGTCGCATCAATGGCGGCAATGAATTTGGCCAGTTCCTGATTCTTTGCACTTTCAAGGCGTTGGCGATACTGAACGATCACGTTGTAACCAATAACCAAGATCAGCAATAGTGAAATCAGGCCAATCATTAAAGGGATACTCATAAGATACGTCTGTCTTCCGTGCGTTTGAACGAGCCTCATAAGATACACTATCTGTGAATCCCGGGATAGCGCGGTGGTGAATTTTGCTAGCTTTATCTGTTTATCCGCAGCTTTTGATGGCGCTGGCTTACTTGCGGGAACAACTCAGGTATCATTTTGCCTCGGTCAACAATCGGCCGCCATTTTTCTGAACAAAAAGCGGGCTTGTCCGGGCGGTTTCGCCAAAGAAATGCTAGGAAAGTGGTGGGATTCGATATATAACATGATGAAATACATGGTTGCACTGATATGATGTAACGGACTATAAGTTGGGCGGTACCATGAAATTACAACAGTTAAGATATATTGTTGAGGTGGTGAATCATAACCTCAACGTTTCTTCGACAGCAGAAAGCCTCTATACCTCTCAGCCGGGGATCAGTAAACAGGTTCGGTTACTGGAAGACGAGCTGGGTATCCAGATTTTCGAGCGCAGCGGCAAACACCTGACCAAGGTGACGCCGGCCGGGGAAGAAATTGTCCGCATCTCGCGGGATATTCTGTCGCGGGTTGAAAGCATTAAGGCCGTGGCCGGGGAGCATACCCATCCGGAAATGGGGACGCTGAATATTGCCACCACGCATACCCAAGCGCGTTACGCGCTGCCTTCCGTGATCCAGGGATTTACCGCACGGTATCCGAAAGTGTCCCTGCATATGCACCAGGGGACCCCCTCTCAGATTGCGGATGCCGTGGCCAAGGGGACCACGGATTTTGCGATTGCCACCGAAGCCCTGCACCTGTATCAGGATATGATCATGTTGCCGTGCTATCACTGGAATCGTTCGATTGTGGTGAAAGCCGATCATCCGCTGGCCAAGAAGTCTGAAATTACGATTCATGATCTGGCCGCATATTCGCTGGTGACCTA
Above is a window of Photobacterium sp. TY1-4 DNA encoding:
- the cysB gene encoding HTH-type transcriptional regulator CysB: MKLQQLRYIVEVVNHNLNVSSTAESLYTSQPGISKQVRLLEDELGIQIFERSGKHLTKVTPAGEEIVRISRDILSRVESIKAVAGEHTHPEMGTLNIATTHTQARYALPSVIQGFTARYPKVSLHMHQGTPSQIADAVAKGTTDFAIATEALHLYQDMIMLPCYHWNRSIVVKADHPLAKKSEITIHDLAAYSLVTYVFGFTGRSELDSAFNRSGLTPRIVFTATDADVIKTYVRLGIGVGVIASMAMDPETDDDLVAIDASHIFEASTTKIGFKKGTFLRSYMYDFMERFAPHLTRNVVDQAVALKTNAEIEAMFASMALPVR